TTTGTTGAAGGCATCATTGATTTCCCAAACTCCATTGTCGGATGTCATACTGTGTAAAGCAAAAGGGGTCAGGAACTTTGTTATTGTGGGATTTGAACCCGAGACCTCGTTAAACGAGACTGAGACTAAATATGGTCCCAACTCTGaaaagatgattttgaaaGTCGTGATACAAAAATCTACCGGCAAGTTATTGTATGCACAAGGCAAGGAAGATTTCTTCGACTTTCTATTTAGTTTCCTCCATATCCCACTAGGAGGAGTTGAGCATCTTCTAGCCGGAAAGACTTGTGTTAAAGCCATAGACAACTTGTATCGGAGCACAAGTGATCTTATAGACTGCAAGTATTTCAGGAGCCAAGATGCGAAAAATAGGCTAATCAAACCCAACGTTATTCACGGTTGTATCTCTGATAACTACATTCTTCCCCTCACTCAAGAAACCTTGCCCGATGATTATAGGAAATTCTCATGGCATTCATCTGCTAAGTTTCCTAATGGCAACGGGAGTTATCTTAAAGGACCGCAAACTTATCAGATCACAGATGATCTAACTGTGACACCACTCTGTGTTTTCTCAATCCTTTCCAATCTCAATAAGCAGAATATCCATGTATCTGATGTCCAAGAAGTGGAAATGCAAATCGGGCCGAAAGAGGTAATGTAATGTAGTATGAAATCATTGTCATTTCATGTGATTAGATTTTGAGATGAATTTATTGGTGCAGGCTATGAGCATACTGAAAGCCTCTCTTACATCTACTTCCGTGCTCTCTGATGCTCTGCTCAATAACACATCCATCAAACAACCAAAGACAGAGCACTGAGTTTGATCATTGTTTTACTGCCTATATAAGTAAACTTGTTTGCTTGCACTACATAATTGTGGATCTTGATTTCACTCGTTTTTGGCTTATATTAGTACCTTTAGTTTGTTACTGTATTTGTTCAAAGGAGACTTTTATTCTATAGAAGTGTCGccgataattttaatagtatgCATCTGAAAGATTCAGATACCAAAGACTTGCTAATCAAGCCAAAGCATCCTAATTGCTATTTGTTCAATGGAAACAGACTTGTCTTATGAATTTCAATCAGGTTGGAAATCAATCTTATGTCCACGGACCGAGGATGTATATGGTACGTGATGACTTGACTGTAGCACCGTTGGGGGTAACCTTAGGTCATGTTTGGATAATGCAGTTTTTGATATAGTCATACACGCATTGTacttcataaatatatatcacGTGCACACACGTCTTGTGTTATTTGCTTTCAAGAATATGGTACCCATACATGGGGTCGTTGGTGCAGGGTTTAAGCATATTGAAAGCGGCTCTTACATCGACCACGGCTCTGACTGATGGCCTCATCAAACTGTATATAAAGGAACGAGAAAGGGAGCAGTCAAAGAGTTGTTGATTGAATCATTCAATCCATCTTATCTTGAGGTGATGTTTGTTCTATTTGTGCATATTACGAAGGCGTGTATCACGTATATTGTTGCTAGCCTTGTTGATTACACATGAAAGAGACGACTTAAGTTGTTGGATATGATCCTGTTTATGTTCCTTGTGGTACAACTTGTTTATGTTTAATGATAAATCTTgttcaaaacaaattattgaCTACTCCTATATTATAGTAATGAGAAATGATAAGAATGAAACAAATAGAAGGGAAAGGAGTGATATAATGGAATAATATAAGAAAGAAGTATTTTCCAGATATTCAAAACCAGAATATCCTAAACAGACATTCTGGTTCTGGTTTCCAATTAATATGGCTAAACATTAGAACTAATTGGAAAATAAGGTGCATTCTGTTTATGTTTAATCCTTTATTAATAGGGTTTGCATTGTGGCTTTCCAACAAATCTGAAATATCCTCACTGTTACAAAAAAAACAGAAGGctatggaaatggaaatggaactGAAGTTGCATGTCAAGGTTGTGATAAATAAGGAGAAAACGAAGGTACTATTTGCAGAAGCTGACAGTAATTTCGCAGATGTGTTGTTAAGCTTCTTACTTCTGCCATTGGGAACAATTGTCCGAGTCCTCGAGAAGCACTACCGACGCAAGGCGCCTGTTATTGGAAGCTTGACCACTCTCTACAAAGGTGCAACAAATCTCAACTTCATCTATTTCGAGGGAGAGCATGCTAAGAACCACATCATCAGTTCAACACATTTTGAGACTGAATTCTGTAAACTGGGGCTCAACATCTGTGGCACTCACCCCACAAGTTCCAGCTCTGGGAAATCGAATGATGGAGTTTTCATTAAGAGTACAGCTCGTTGCATAATCAGCGATGATCTCCGCGTGCTGCCTATTGTGACAGGCTCTATCATTGAAACTCTCAGCTCTCTCGGCATTGCTGTGGAAGATATGGATGGCACGGAGACAAGAAACGTGGCATCTGGTTTGAATGAGGTGATTCATCATACGTTTTATCTTTCTTTGAAATAACTAACCACCTTTCAAATATTGACACGTTTTCGTTTTGATTAGATTAAAGCTCTATTGAAGGAATCATTGATTTCCACGAATCCACTCACTTCTCTCATTTTCCCTGGGAGAAGACAGATGATTTTAGCAACGGATAGGCATGTTTTTTTAAGTCGGATCGACGAGAATGCCATTCTTAGGAACACAAAGAGAATGATCTTGAAAGTCATGCTTCAAAAATCTACAAATATGCTGCTGTTTGCTCAAGCAGATAGTGATTTCGTAAATTTCCTTTTTGCCAATCTCACCATTTCCTTAGGAAGAGTTGAGTGGTTTTTGGGCAGCGATAGCGGTCTCAAAAGTATTGATAATTTGCACAGGAGTGTAGCTGATGATTCTAATAACATCCGTGTGAAAGATTCATATACCAAAGACTTGCTGATCAAGCCCAAGCCTACTGATCATACCTATTCTTGTAGTGAAAACGAGTATTGTTTTCTGAATTTCAACCGACATATGTCTTATGGTTATGTTGATGGAGCGATAATGTACATGGTAAGTGATGACTTGACTGTTGCACCGTTGGGGGTAACCTCGGGTCTTTCTATCATCAACGAGCTGAAGATCTCTTTGTCTGACATAAAAGAAGTGAAGATGCAAGTTGGATTGGAAGAGGTAAGAGtcattgatataattatacttGTGCCTTTGAAGAATTTGGTATCTAATACA
The nucleotide sequence above comes from Salvia hispanica cultivar TCC Black 2014 chromosome 5, UniMelb_Shisp_WGS_1.0, whole genome shotgun sequence. Encoded proteins:
- the LOC125188783 gene encoding uncharacterized protein LOC125188783 encodes the protein MEMEMELKLHVKVVINKEKTKVLFAEADSNFADVLLSFLLLPLGTIVRVLEKHYRRKAPVIGSLTTLYKGATNLNFIYFEGEHAKNHIISSTHFETEFCKLGLNICGTHPTSSSSGKSNDGVFIKSTARCIISDDLRVLPIVTGSIIETLSSLGIAVEDMDGTETRNVASGLNEIKALLKESLISTNPLTSLIFPGRRQMILATDRHVFLSRIDENAILRNTKRMILKVMLQKSTNMLLFAQADSDFVNFLFANLTISLGRVEWFLGSDSGLKSIDNLHRSVADDSNNIRVKDSYTKDLLIKPKPTDHTYSCSENEYCFLNFNRHMSYGYVDGAIMYMVSDDLTVAPLGVTSGLSIINELKISLSDIKEVKMQVGLEEGLSILKAALTSTTALTDGLIKPFLKKQEREQQLQ